From one Agrobacterium fabrum str. C58 genomic stretch:
- a CDS encoding mannitol dehydrogenase family protein, translated as MTCKLSLATLDEAKKTAAVPAYSRNDLSAGIVHFGVGNFHRAHQAVYLDDLFNTGADHDFAIIGAGVLPSDATMREKLAAQDFLTTVVEQDNNRTGARVTGPMIDILKVGDTQAIIDTLADPKIRIVSMTITEGGYFIDASGSFNPQHPAIAEDGKNPSAPKTVFGFIVAGLKARRDKDLQPFTVMSCDNIPHNGKVTKNAVVGLAALSDPAFANWIGENVAFPNSMVDRITPATGERERNIARDDFGIEDNWPVFCEEFKQWVMEDNFPAGRPALEKAGVQFVKDVAPYEHMKIRILNGGHAAIAYPAALLDIHFVHEAMEHPLIRAFLAKLEKDEIIPVIPPVPDTDLNDYFGLIERRFLNPKIGDTIPRLAQDGSNRQPKFILPSTLDRLSRGEDIVGLSLVSALWCRYFYGTSDSGKEIVFNDASAERLQAAAIKAKDDPVAFLALDDIFGEVAESALFRKRFSHALTTLWQEGTAKTLQLYLDDKLAEK; from the coding sequence ATGACATGCAAACTCTCCCTCGCCACGCTTGATGAAGCGAAAAAAACGGCGGCGGTTCCGGCCTATTCCCGGAACGATCTGTCCGCCGGCATCGTGCATTTCGGCGTTGGCAATTTCCACCGCGCCCATCAGGCGGTCTATCTTGATGACCTGTTCAACACCGGTGCGGACCACGACTTCGCCATCATCGGCGCCGGCGTTCTGCCTTCCGATGCCACGATGCGCGAAAAACTTGCCGCACAGGATTTCCTGACCACTGTCGTCGAGCAGGACAATAATCGCACCGGTGCGCGCGTCACCGGGCCGATGATCGACATTCTGAAAGTTGGCGATACCCAGGCCATCATCGATACGCTTGCCGATCCGAAAATCCGCATCGTTTCGATGACGATTACCGAGGGCGGTTATTTCATCGATGCCTCCGGCTCCTTCAATCCGCAGCATCCGGCCATTGCCGAAGACGGCAAGAACCCGTCCGCTCCGAAAACCGTGTTCGGTTTCATCGTTGCCGGGCTGAAGGCGCGGCGCGATAAGGACCTGCAGCCCTTCACCGTCATGTCCTGCGACAACATTCCCCACAATGGCAAGGTGACGAAAAACGCGGTGGTCGGGCTGGCAGCGCTCTCCGACCCGGCCTTTGCCAACTGGATCGGCGAAAATGTCGCCTTTCCGAATTCCATGGTCGACCGCATCACCCCCGCCACCGGCGAGCGTGAACGCAATATCGCCCGTGACGATTTCGGCATCGAGGATAATTGGCCGGTCTTCTGCGAAGAGTTCAAGCAATGGGTGATGGAGGATAATTTCCCCGCAGGCCGTCCGGCGCTCGAGAAAGCGGGCGTCCAGTTCGTCAAGGATGTTGCGCCCTACGAGCACATGAAGATCCGCATCCTGAATGGTGGCCACGCGGCAATCGCCTATCCGGCAGCGCTGCTCGACATTCATTTCGTGCATGAGGCGATGGAGCATCCGCTGATCCGGGCGTTTCTGGCCAAGCTCGAAAAAGACGAGATCATCCCGGTCATTCCGCCGGTACCTGACACCGACCTCAACGACTATTTCGGGCTGATCGAGCGCCGTTTCCTCAACCCGAAGATTGGCGATACCATTCCGCGCCTCGCGCAGGATGGTTCCAACCGCCAGCCGAAATTCATCCTGCCCTCCACTTTAGATCGGCTGTCGCGCGGCGAGGATATCGTCGGGCTGTCGCTGGTTTCGGCCCTGTGGTGCCGTTATTTCTACGGCACGTCGGACAGCGGCAAGGAAATAGTCTTCAACGACGCTAGCGCCGAGCGACTGCAGGCTGCCGCCATCAAGGCCAAGGATGACCCGGTGGCCTTCCTTGCCCTCGACGACATCTTCGGGGAGGTTGCCGAATCGGCGCTTTTCCGTAAACGCTTCTCCCATGCACTGACGACGCTGTGGCAAGAAGGCACGGCGAAGACCTTGCAGCTTTATCTGGATGACAAGCTGGCTGAAAAGTGA
- a CDS encoding HAD family hydrolase codes for MRDGTGPLLIFDCDGVLVDSEPVSIAVLLDMLSHLGVTMGEEEAYERFLGRSVASMTTTLFEEYGVETDIDFLDHMRATLFERFRTELKPIDGIAETLDELLPLKRCVASSSQPERIRYSLGLTGLIDKFEPHVFSATMVRNGKPAPDLFLHAARSMGVEPRQCIVIEDSPAGIAAAKAAGMGVFAFTGGSHARFPAFREKIAGLGADAVFDAMPDLVQLVGSYVGRGGFDGQVERDAG; via the coding sequence ATGCGAGACGGGACCGGACCTCTGCTGATTTTCGATTGCGACGGTGTTCTCGTCGACAGCGAGCCGGTCTCGATTGCGGTGCTTCTCGACATGCTCTCCCATCTCGGCGTGACGATGGGGGAGGAAGAGGCTTATGAGCGCTTTCTCGGCCGCAGCGTCGCCAGCATGACGACGACCCTGTTCGAGGAGTACGGTGTCGAAACCGACATCGATTTTCTCGACCATATGCGGGCGACGCTGTTCGAACGCTTCCGCACCGAATTGAAGCCGATCGACGGTATTGCCGAGACGCTAGATGAGCTTCTGCCGCTGAAGCGCTGCGTCGCCTCCTCCAGCCAGCCGGAGCGCATCCGTTATTCGCTGGGGCTGACGGGCCTGATCGACAAATTCGAGCCGCATGTCTTCAGCGCCACCATGGTGAGGAACGGCAAGCCGGCCCCCGATCTCTTCCTGCATGCGGCGCGCTCTATGGGGGTCGAGCCGCGTCAGTGCATCGTGATCGAGGATAGCCCGGCCGGCATTGCCGCCGCAAAAGCGGCCGGCATGGGCGTTTTTGCCTTCACCGGCGGATCGCATGCGCGCTTCCCCGCCTTCCGTGAAAAGATCGCTGGTCTCGGGGCAGATGCCGTGTTTGACGCGATGCCGGATTTGGTCCAACTTGTCGGCAGCTATGTGGGGAGGGGCGGTTTTGACGGCCAGGTGGAACGTGACGCAGGCTGA
- a CDS encoding FGGY-family carbohydrate kinase, giving the protein MRQNLVAVDVGTASARAGIFDPAGRLLARSIHPILMQRPRENHAEHDSTDIWNAVCIAVKAALADAGVLPQSIAAIGFDATCSLVIRDERGEPVSVSTTDDDRFDTIVWLDHRAIGEADRLTASGHRVLDFAGNSVSPEMQMPKLMWLKTHMPQSWSRMSFAFDLADFLTWKATGSAQRSNCTQTAKWNFLAQEHPGWQADYLAFAGLDDLKERAGLPETTVMPGGAIGPLSPEAAAELGLDTGCQVAAGMIDAYAGALGALGGCLAEDVGKHVALIAGTSSCLVAMSTQPMPGRSLWGPYWQAVLPGHWLVEGGQSATGALLDHIVRMHAAGGEPDTALHARIVARVTELRELEGEAFADRLHVLPDFHGNRSPLADPHAVGVVSGLTLDTSFDSLCRLYWRTAIAIALGARHVLDAMERFGYAVETLHVTGGHVKNPLLMELYADVTGKRIVVPATADAVLLGTAMTAATAGGVHASLAAAGAAMYPGNAEISGNPALAAHYERDYRRFLAMYRHRQELESL; this is encoded by the coding sequence ATGCGTCAAAATCTCGTCGCTGTCGATGTCGGTACGGCGAGCGCCCGGGCCGGGATTTTCGATCCAGCCGGCCGGCTGCTCGCGCGCTCCATTCATCCCATCCTCATGCAGCGGCCGCGTGAAAACCACGCCGAGCACGATTCCACCGATATATGGAATGCCGTCTGCATTGCCGTGAAGGCGGCGCTTGCCGATGCCGGCGTGCTGCCGCAAAGCATTGCCGCCATTGGTTTTGACGCCACCTGCTCGCTGGTCATCCGCGATGAGCGGGGGGAGCCGGTTTCGGTTTCCACGACCGATGACGACCGTTTCGACACCATCGTCTGGCTTGACCACCGCGCCATCGGCGAGGCCGACCGGCTGACGGCCTCGGGCCATCGGGTGCTCGATTTCGCCGGCAACAGCGTCTCGCCGGAAATGCAGATGCCGAAGCTGATGTGGCTGAAGACGCATATGCCGCAAAGCTGGTCGCGCATGTCCTTCGCCTTCGATCTCGCGGATTTCCTGACCTGGAAGGCGACCGGCTCGGCACAGCGCTCCAATTGCACGCAGACGGCGAAATGGAACTTCCTGGCGCAGGAACATCCCGGCTGGCAGGCGGATTATCTGGCCTTTGCCGGACTGGACGACCTGAAGGAGCGGGCAGGCCTGCCTGAAACTACCGTCATGCCGGGCGGCGCCATCGGCCCGCTTTCGCCCGAGGCCGCCGCAGAACTTGGTCTCGATACCGGCTGCCAGGTGGCGGCGGGCATGATCGATGCCTATGCCGGTGCGCTCGGGGCTCTGGGTGGATGCCTTGCCGAGGATGTCGGTAAACATGTCGCGCTGATCGCCGGCACGTCGAGTTGCCTTGTCGCCATGTCCACGCAGCCGATGCCCGGCCGCAGCCTGTGGGGACCCTACTGGCAGGCGGTGCTGCCTGGCCACTGGCTGGTGGAGGGTGGGCAATCGGCTACCGGCGCGCTGCTCGACCATATCGTGCGCATGCATGCGGCGGGTGGCGAGCCGGATACGGCGTTGCATGCCCGCATCGTTGCGCGCGTCACTGAATTGCGCGAACTGGAGGGGGAGGCCTTTGCGGACCGGCTGCATGTTCTGCCTGACTTCCACGGCAACCGTTCGCCGCTTGCCGATCCGCATGCGGTCGGCGTCGTCAGCGGGCTGACGCTCGATACCTCCTTCGACAGTCTCTGCCGTCTTTATTGGCGCACCGCGATCGCGATCGCGCTCGGCGCGCGCCACGTGCTCGATGCCATGGAGCGTTTCGGTTATGCGGTGGAAACGCTGCATGTTACCGGCGGGCATGTGAAGAACCCGCTGTTGATGGAGCTTTACGCCGATGTGACGGGCAAGCGCATCGTGGTTCCCGCGACCGCCGATGCGGTGCTGCTCGGCACGGCGATGACGGCGGCGACGGCCGGGGGCGTGCATGCGAGCCTGGCGGCGGCAGGGGCCGCCATGTATCCGGGCAATGCGGAAATCTCGGGCAATCCGGCGCTGGCGGCGCATTACGAGCGGGATTATCGCCGTTTCCTCGCCATGTACCGGCATCGCCAGGAACTGGAAAGTCTTTGA
- a CDS encoding MurR/RpiR family transcriptional regulator, translating to MVEKLLLNLTRAMKAGTPSERKIAKYLIEHLDELPFETAQTLAAKLSLSPMTVGRFLRSLGYRQFSDIRADLRHAEETVGADQPVTAEGGERHSNPFSQLLSQQIQAIQTAFDMTTQTIWRLAMNEITSADDVCLATSPEGLDAGRHFYGRLLECRGHIHYLGSDNAAYVALWDYDPARTLLVIMDCGGNLLPLQRLSTTARKGGYRTLLITTRFYEWGPESVDLCLAMPQSQNGGQGLLQLVSLLEFTLCALSAGADDAGKARVKNLAALKRSLRS from the coding sequence TTGGTGGAAAAGCTGCTGTTGAACCTGACGCGCGCCATGAAGGCAGGCACCCCTTCCGAGCGCAAGATTGCCAAATATCTGATCGAACATCTGGACGAGTTGCCGTTTGAGACGGCACAGACGCTGGCCGCCAAGCTCAGCCTCAGCCCGATGACGGTCGGCCGTTTCCTGCGTTCTCTGGGATACCGGCAATTCAGCGATATCCGTGCCGACCTGCGCCACGCGGAAGAAACCGTCGGCGCAGACCAGCCGGTGACGGCCGAAGGCGGCGAACGGCATTCCAACCCGTTCTCACAGCTTCTGTCGCAGCAGATCCAGGCGATCCAGACCGCCTTCGACATGACCACCCAGACGATCTGGCGTCTTGCCATGAACGAGATCACCTCGGCGGACGATGTCTGTCTGGCGACCTCTCCGGAAGGGCTTGATGCCGGCCGGCATTTTTACGGGCGGCTTTTAGAGTGCCGGGGCCATATTCACTATCTCGGCAGCGACAATGCCGCCTATGTCGCCCTGTGGGATTACGACCCCGCGCGCACGTTGCTCGTCATCATGGATTGCGGCGGCAACCTGTTGCCCCTGCAGCGCCTGTCGACCACGGCCCGTAAGGGCGGTTACAGAACCCTTCTGATCACCACCCGTTTTTACGAATGGGGACCGGAAAGCGTCGATCTCTGTCTTGCCATGCCGCAGAGCCAGAATGGCGGCCAGGGCCTGCTGCAACTGGTCTCCCTGCTGGAATTCACCCTTTGCGCGCTGAGCGCCGGGGCGGACGACGCCGGCAAGGCCCGGGTGAAGAACCTAGCAGCCCTGAAGCGCTCACTGCGCAGCTGA
- a CDS encoding sulfate transporter family protein, whose translation MIFDAARLAFGNLFAAETRSVFWKVLGLTLLVLAALWFAIRSIFIYFALPWIDTLIPGVPDWAGWLSFVFAIFAGIGLALALALLISPVTAVIAGLFLDDVADVVEKQNYPDDPPGKAMPIGEAVLSSIKFFGVVIAGNLVALLLLLVPGVNLIAFFLVNGYLLGREFFEFAAMRFRSPADARLFRVKHRTTVFMAGLVIAAFLAVPFLNLLTPLFAASLMVHLHKAVSRRDPSFAAGGTEQLRG comes from the coding sequence ATGATATTTGATGCGGCGCGGTTGGCATTTGGCAATCTCTTTGCCGCCGAGACCCGGTCGGTATTCTGGAAGGTGCTGGGGCTGACGTTGCTGGTGCTGGCGGCGCTTTGGTTCGCCATCCGCTCCATCTTCATCTATTTCGCTTTGCCCTGGATCGATACGCTTATCCCCGGCGTGCCCGATTGGGCCGGCTGGCTGAGCTTTGTTTTCGCCATTTTCGCCGGCATCGGGCTTGCCTTGGCGCTGGCGTTGCTCATTTCGCCGGTCACGGCCGTCATCGCCGGCCTGTTTCTTGATGATGTCGCCGACGTGGTGGAGAAACAGAACTACCCGGATGACCCGCCCGGCAAGGCAATGCCGATCGGCGAAGCCGTGCTGTCATCGATCAAGTTTTTCGGCGTCGTCATTGCCGGCAACCTCGTAGCACTTTTGCTGCTGCTGGTGCCGGGCGTCAATCTCATCGCGTTTTTTCTGGTGAACGGTTATCTGCTCGGCCGGGAATTTTTCGAGTTCGCGGCCATGCGTTTCCGCTCGCCCGCTGACGCCCGGTTGTTCCGGGTGAAACACCGCACCACGGTGTTCATGGCCGGGCTGGTGATTGCGGCATTCCTGGCGGTGCCGTTCCTGAACCTGCTGACGCCGCTTTTCGCCGCCTCGCTGATGGTGCATCTGCACAAGGCCGTCAGCCGGCGCGATCCCTCATTCGCCGCCGGCGGCACCGAACAGCTGCGCGGGTAG
- the nth gene encoding endonuclease III translates to MTVAKKRSSTQTLKKSIPAQRRKPVRVKTAYSKDELTEIFRRFSIQRPEPKGELEHTNPFTLLVAVALSAQATDVGVNRATRALFKVADTPEKMLALGEEQLIGHIKTIGLYRNKAKNVIALSQMLIDNFGGEVPKTREELVTLPGVGRKTANVVMSMAFGVPTLAVDTHVFRIANRLCLAPGKTTDEVEDRLVRIIPEQYLFHAHHWLILHGRYCCKARKPECERCVIADICKSPEKTFDIPAPLVELPAQLFGAAGGE, encoded by the coding sequence ATGACAGTCGCCAAGAAACGATCCAGCACCCAAACATTGAAAAAGTCAATTCCGGCGCAGCGGCGCAAACCCGTGCGGGTGAAAACGGCCTATTCGAAGGACGAACTCACCGAAATCTTCCGCCGTTTTTCCATCCAGCGGCCAGAGCCGAAAGGCGAGCTGGAACACACCAATCCCTTCACCCTGCTGGTAGCCGTGGCGCTTTCCGCGCAGGCGACCGATGTCGGTGTGAACCGGGCGACCCGCGCCCTGTTCAAGGTGGCGGATACGCCGGAAAAAATGCTGGCGCTCGGTGAGGAACAACTGATCGGCCATATCAAGACCATCGGCCTCTACCGCAACAAGGCAAAAAACGTCATCGCGCTATCGCAGATGCTGATCGACAATTTCGGCGGCGAGGTGCCAAAAACCCGCGAGGAGCTGGTGACCCTGCCGGGGGTCGGCAGGAAGACGGCCAATGTGGTGATGTCGATGGCCTTCGGCGTGCCGACGCTTGCAGTGGACACACATGTGTTCCGCATTGCCAACCGGCTCTGTCTTGCGCCCGGCAAAACCACTGACGAGGTAGAAGACCGGCTGGTCCGCATCATCCCCGAACAATATCTGTTCCATGCGCATCACTGGCTGATCCTGCATGGGCGTTATTGCTGCAAGGCGCGCAAGCCGGAATGCGAACGCTGCGTGATTGCCGATATCTGCAAATCGCCGGAAAAGACCTTCGATATTCCAGCCCCGCTGGTGGAACTACCCGCGCAGCTGTTCGGTGCCGCCGGCGGCGAATGA